One window of the Phycodurus eques isolate BA_2022a chromosome 7, UOR_Pequ_1.1, whole genome shotgun sequence genome contains the following:
- the capn12 gene encoding calpain-12, with protein sequence MEASLGSFGNPIRFKDQDFQSLLEKCLKSGEMFSDQSFPAEQKSIGMPEEDDPRKAIKWKRPKDISEKAVFVEGTIGTTDICQGQLGNCWLLAALSCLTMHPKLFVKVVPPNQSLSKSYAGIFHFRFWQYGEWVEVVVDDKLPVREGRLLFSYSHTRNEYWSALVEKAYAKLIGSYGSLRGGNISEGMEDFTGGIAYSLPVSSHTPRVFWRLLTAALARGSLLSCFIQANNYKEVGMVNADGLIKGHAYAITETDQVRHEANEILLLRLRNPWGFVEYRGPWSDKGKEWDDISKEEKGRLEMKHKEDGEFWISAEDFCKKFDFVELCSINPDNLLEGKTVEPFSSSASSKWTINEHDGVWLKGSSAGGSRKYNRTFWKNPQFELVLTEQDQPNEEDEEEEEDGDDEEEGGAPNDSRKTEKQKIKAKKCTVLVEILQKDRRRKDKVHYLYMGFHIYKVPSELQGTCLDRNFFMKNRPVGRSGKYKAQRAVWRKVHLELGYYILVASTYRPNQPGEFFVRIFSKTVNSLGTQDFTCSSGYLPVTTAPVASEDKIRVLRAFDEEAGPDDRLNPRELMKLFNSVLDKHYHLPLETCRQLIFGEDTKGRASLNRQQTEAILSDLRHLQAIFFQFDEDSSGTMSPFELSVALQAMGMKCDGKVVQLLSERFTSGEFHLPFRDFVAGVARLRKLFALYESESSREVKERGINAWLVRFLLV encoded by the exons ATGGAGGCGTCTTTGGGCTCTTTCGGGAACCCGATCAGGTTTAAGGATCAGGACTTTCAGAGTCTGCTGGAGAAGTGTCTCAAGTCCGGCGAGATGTTCTCTGATCAGAGCTTCCCAGCCGAGCAGAAGTCTATCGGCATGCCGGAGGAAGATGACCCCAGAAAGGCCATCAAGTGGAAAAGACCCAAG GACATCAGTGAGAAAGCTGTGTTTGTAGAGGGAACCATCGGCACCACTGACATCTGCCAAGGTCAGCTAG GTAACTGCTGGCTGCTGGCGGCACTGTCCTGTCTTACCATGCACCCCAAACTCTTTGTCAAGGTGGTGCCGCCCAACCAAAGCCTGTCTAAGTCTTATGCGggcatcttccatttcagg TTCTGGCAGTATGGTGAGTGGGTGGAGGTGGTTGTGGATGACAAGCTGCCAGTGCGAGAGGGCCGTCTGCTCTTCAGCTACTCTCACACCCGCAACGAGTACTGGAGCGCCCTGGTGGAGAAGGCCTACGCCAA GTTAATCGGATCGTACGGAAGTCTGAGGGGTGGCAACATTTCGGAGGGGATGGAGGATTTCACAGGCGGTATCGCGTACTCGCTGCCCGTCTCTTCTCACACGCCTCGCGTCTTCTGGAGGTTGCTGACAGCAGCCCTCGCCCGAGGCAGCCTGCTTAGCTGCTTTATTCAG GCCAACAACTACAAGGAGGTTGGTATGGTAAATGCTGACGGGCTGATAAAGGGCCATGCCTACGCCATCACCGAAACGGACCAGG TGAGGCATGAGGCAAATGAGATTTTGCTTCTGAGGCTGAGGAATCCATGGGGCTTTGTTGAATACCGTGGACCCTGGAGTGACAA GGGCAAAGAGTGGGATGACATATCCAAAGAGGAGAAAGGGAGACTTGAAATGAAACATAAGGAAGATGGAGAGTTCTG GATCAGCGCTGAGGATTTTTGCAAGAAGTTTGATTTTGTGGAGCTCTGCAGTATCAACCCTGACAACCTTCTGGAGGGAAAAACAGTGGAGCCCTTTAGCTCCTCAGCCTCTTCTAAATGGACCATCAATGAGCATGATGGGGTGTGGCTGAAAGGAAGCTCCGCTGGTGGAAGCCGAAAATACAACC GAACCTTTTGGAAGAACCCTCAGTTTGAGCTGGTTCTCACAGAGCAGGACCAGCCGaatgaggaagatgaggaggaggaggaggacggtgatgatgaggaggaaggCGGAGCCCCAAACGACAGCAGGAAGACAGAAAAGCAGAAGATTAAGGCCAAGAAGTGCACGGTGCTTGTAGAAATCCTGCAGAAAGACCGCAGGCGCAAGGACAAAGTCCACTACCTCTACATGGGTTTTCACATCTACAAG GTTCCATCTGAG CTTCAGGGTACATGTCTGGATCGCAACTTCTTCATGAAAAATCGTCCAGTTGGTCGTTCAGGGAAATATAAGGCTCAAAG GGCTGTGTGGAGGAAGGTCCACCTGGAACTGGGTTACTACATCCTCGTGGCGTCCACCTATCGGCCCAACCAGCCCGGAGAGTTCTTTGTCCGCATCTTCTCCAAGACTGTCAACAGTTTGGG AACTCAGGATTTTACATGCTCCTCTGGCTATCTACCG GTGACGACTGCTCCTGTTGCATCTGAGGATAAAATTAGAGTTCTGAGGGCGTTTGATGAAGAGGCTGGACCA GACGACAGGCTGAACCCCAGGGAGCTGATGAAGCTCTTCAACTCag TCCTGGACAAACATTATCACCTGCCGCTGGAGACATGCAGGCAGCTCATTTTTGGAGAAGAC ACAAAAGGACGAGCCAGTCTGAACCGTCAGCAAACAGAAGCCATTCTGTCTGATCTACGTCACCTGCAG GCCATCTTTTTCCAGTTTGATGAGGACTCTTCTGGTACCATGAGTCCTTTTGAACTCAGTGTAGCTCTGCAGGCCATGG GGATGAAGTGTGACGGCAAAGTGGTCCAGCTGCTGTCTGAGCGCTTCACATCCGGAGAGTTTCACCTGCCCTTCCGTGACTTCGTAGCCGGCGTCGCCCGCCTCCGCAAGCTTTTTG CGCTGTATGAATCAGAAAGCAGCCGTGAGGTGAAAGAGAGAGGCATCAACGCT TGGCTCGTTCGGTTTCTGCTGGTGTGA